In Dehalococcoidia bacterium, a single window of DNA contains:
- a CDS encoding PRC-barrel domain-containing protein produces MQRTDSVPRSRPRAGGDVMTWLGNSLATLLAAAAVAAGVIGVLVAFDRIGSSAQPFEDGVVWLSGGIILSLAAHVFRREHHVVRAGDVRSSAVAQSAGRAEERDGGRVRRDSTAATRDVKDVTGMTVVTTNEAREVGTVKDVLFDPAQLAVLALVVAPAGMKDGRMFVEREYVRGFGKDAVTIQSESNMQAFATKGREREFADAGVHLEGVRVTTDQGDDVGKVGKVLITNDCRIAGVEARGGVFGRRRRIHADDIVSIGQGRLIVSHVRER; encoded by the coding sequence ATGCAACGGACCGACAGCGTACCCCGGTCACGCCCACGCGCCGGCGGCGACGTAATGACGTGGCTCGGCAATAGCCTGGCAACGTTACTTGCAGCGGCCGCCGTCGCAGCAGGCGTCATCGGTGTGCTCGTGGCCTTCGACAGGATTGGCAGTAGCGCCCAACCATTTGAGGACGGAGTTGTCTGGCTTTCAGGCGGCATCATCCTGTCGCTCGCGGCACATGTGTTCCGGCGCGAGCACCACGTCGTCCGCGCAGGGGATGTGCGGTCGTCAGCCGTCGCGCAGTCCGCTGGTCGCGCCGAGGAACGCGACGGTGGCCGCGTACGCCGCGATAGCACGGCTGCGACTCGCGACGTCAAGGACGTGACGGGCATGACCGTCGTGACGACCAATGAGGCCCGAGAGGTCGGCACCGTGAAGGACGTCCTCTTCGACCCGGCACAACTCGCCGTACTTGCGCTCGTCGTGGCGCCCGCTGGCATGAAAGACGGGCGCATGTTCGTGGAACGCGAATACGTGCGCGGCTTCGGAAAGGACGCCGTGACGATCCAGTCCGAGTCGAACATGCAAGCCTTCGCGACGAAGGGGCGCGAACGCGAGTTCGCAGATGCGGGCGTGCATCTTGAGGGCGTGCGCGTGACGACGGATCAGGGCGACGACGTCGGCAAGGTCGGAAAGGTGCTCATCACCAACGACTGCCGCATCGCCGGCGTCGAAGCGCGTGGTGGCGTATTTGGCCGCCGGAGGCGCATCCATGCCGATGACATCGTGTCGATCGGACAAGGCCGGCTGATCGTCTCGCACGTGCGCGAACGCTGA
- a CDS encoding CsbD family protein, producing MDKDKWEGRGEQIAGKGKEMAGKATGDEEQEAEGQADQTGGKAKEKFGEAKEKAGDTVDKFKKKM from the coding sequence TTGGACAAGGACAAGTGGGAAGGCCGCGGCGAGCAGATCGCCGGCAAGGGCAAGGAAATGGCCGGTAAAGCCACCGGCGATGAAGAGCAAGAGGCAGAGGGTCAGGCCGACCAGACTGGCGGCAAGGCCAAAGAAAAGTTCGGCGAGGCGAAGGAGAAGGCCGGCGACACCGTCGACAAGTTCAAGAAGAAGATGTAG